A genomic stretch from Halofilum ochraceum includes:
- the lexA gene encoding transcriptional repressor LexA, which produces MNDLTPRQQEILDLIRDRIETRGAPPTRAEIARELGFRSANAAESHLRALARKGAIELTRGSSRGIRLAEGAEGGLPLVGRVAAGAPLLAAENLEGRYRVDPAMFHPHADYLLRVRGDSMKDVGILDGDLLAVHQAAEAANGQIVVARVDDEVTVKRLKREGHRVELIAENPDYEPIRVDLRERELVLEGLAVGVVRTTPESG; this is translated from the coding sequence ATGAACGACCTGACCCCTCGCCAGCAGGAAATCCTGGACCTGATCCGTGATCGGATCGAGACACGCGGCGCGCCGCCGACGCGCGCCGAGATCGCCCGGGAACTGGGGTTCCGCTCCGCCAACGCCGCCGAGAGTCATCTGCGGGCGCTGGCGCGCAAGGGCGCGATCGAACTCACGCGCGGTTCTTCCCGCGGCATCCGTCTGGCGGAAGGCGCCGAGGGCGGCCTGCCGCTGGTCGGCCGGGTCGCCGCCGGCGCGCCGCTGCTGGCCGCCGAGAATCTCGAGGGCCGCTACCGCGTCGATCCGGCGATGTTCCACCCGCACGCCGATTACCTCCTGCGCGTGCGCGGCGACAGCATGAAGGACGTCGGCATCCTCGACGGCGACCTGCTCGCCGTCCACCAGGCGGCCGAGGCGGCCAACGGCCAGATCGTCGTCGCCCGCGTCGACGACGAAGTCACGGTCAAGCGCCTGAAGCGCGAGGGGCATCGGGTGGAGCTGATCGCGGAGAACCCCGATTACGAACCCATCCGCGTCGACCTGCGCGAGCGCGAGCTGGTGCTGGAAGGCCTGGCCGTAGGCGTCGTGCGGACGACGCCGGAGAGTGGGTGA
- the imuA gene encoding translesion DNA synthesis-associated protein ImuA, with protein MEQSQSNLDPALQRLLTRPDIWQGRGASAHDTGESTGFERLDAALPSGGWPRGALTELLPERAGIGELRLLMPALARLSRGARWVAWIDPPHVPHAAGLYACGMDLTHTLVVHPRNADERLWALEQALGSGTCAAVLGWPGALDAKHSRRLQLAAESGGSLGFLFREPEARSTVSHAALRLSLAAHRGGLALTPLKHRGAWPGDALNLSASELFAPGRTASGMVTVGTG; from the coding sequence ATGGAACAAAGCCAATCGAATCTCGATCCCGCCCTGCAGCGTCTGCTGACGCGGCCGGATATCTGGCAGGGCCGCGGCGCTTCGGCGCATGACACCGGGGAATCCACCGGCTTCGAGCGCCTGGATGCCGCGCTGCCGAGCGGCGGCTGGCCGCGCGGCGCGCTCACCGAGCTGCTGCCCGAGCGCGCCGGGATCGGCGAGCTGCGGCTGCTGATGCCCGCACTGGCGCGGCTGTCGCGCGGGGCGCGCTGGGTCGCCTGGATCGATCCGCCGCACGTGCCGCATGCCGCCGGGCTGTATGCCTGCGGCATGGATCTCACGCACACGCTGGTGGTCCATCCGCGCAACGCCGATGAGCGCCTGTGGGCGCTGGAGCAGGCCCTCGGTTCGGGCACCTGCGCCGCCGTGCTCGGCTGGCCCGGCGCGCTCGACGCGAAGCACTCGCGGCGTCTGCAGCTGGCGGCCGAGTCGGGCGGCAGCCTCGGCTTCCTGTTCCGCGAACCGGAGGCCCGTTCGACCGTCTCGCATGCCGCGCTGCGGTTGTCGCTCGCCGCCCATCGCGGCGGGCTCGCGCTGACGCCGCTCAAGCACCGCGGTGCCTGGCCGGGCGACGCCCTGAACCTCTCCGCCTCGGAGCTGTTCGCCCCGGGCCGCACCGCCAGTGGCATGGTTACCGTCGGTACCGGTTAA